Below is a window of Patescibacteria group bacterium DNA.
TACGATTACTCGCAAACAGCGGGGTCCCCGCAAGGTATAACTTTTAATATTTTTTTATGAAACCATTAAAAATAGTCAGTATCGCCGCAGAAACCGCGCCTTTTTCCAAGGCCGGCGGCCTTGGCGATGTGGCCAGAAGCTTACCTAAAGCTTTAAAAAGATTGGGCAATGAAGTGATTGCCATTACCCCGCTTCATGGCGTGGTCAATAAGAAAGAACACGAGTTAAAGAAAATTGCTAATGATGTAACGGTTCAGTTTGATGAAAAAACCATTTTAAAATTTGATCTTTGGAAGGGCTACTTGATGCGGGGCTTGCCCATTTATTTTATTGACAGGGTAGAATATTTTTCTAGCAAAAAAACCATCTATGGCTCTAAAAGAAATAATGAAAGATGGTATTTTTTTGATAGATGCGTTTTGGAAGTTTTAAAAATGATAAAGTTTAAGCCAGACATAATCCAATGCCATGATTGGCACACCGGATTGGTATTTAATTTTTTAAAAAAACATTATAAGGATGATGAATTTTTTAAGGATACCGCGGCAATATTTACTATACATAACTTGGTCTTCCAAATGGAAACAGGCCATGGCCACCATCGCAGGGAGGACGATGGAAATTCCCGATTGCCGTCAATCAAAGAAGAGATTGGAGTTCGAAGCATTAATCTTGCTAAACGAGGCATTATTTACGCTGATTTAATTAATACTGTCAGTGAAAAATACGCAGAAGAGATTTTGACCAAAGAGTTTGGTGAAGATTTGCATCGAATCCTTCAAAATCGCAAAGATAAAATTCTCGGTATTGTTAATGGCATTGATTACAATGTTTTCAATCCCCAGAAAGATCCAGCCTTGGTAAAAAGATATAACGAAAAATCAATTGATAAAAAAATGGAAAATAAACTTGCCCTCCAAAAATCATTTAAACTGCCCCAAAATCCAAATGTTCCGCTTCTCGGCATGGTAACGCGAATCACAGAGCAAAAAGGCTTTGACTTGTTTATGGAAATTGCCGACCATCTCCTGCGGCTTGATCTCCAATTTGTTATTACTGGCTCTGGCGGTGATAAATATGAGAGATTCTTTAAAAAATTGCAAAAGCAATATCCTAAAAAAGCAGGCATTCATCTTAAGTTTGATATAAAAAAAGCCTCGCAAATTTATGCTGGCAGTGATATATTCTTGATGCCCTCGCGTTTTGAACCCTGCGGCCTGGGTCAGTTAATTAGCATGCGCTATGGCTCTATTCCCGTGGTCCGAGCCACTGGCGGACTTGTTGATACTGTTGAAGATTTTAATCCGCGAACAAAACAAGGAAATGGTTTTGTGTTTAAAGGTTATGACTCAATAGAATTTCTTATTGCTGTTACTCGAGCCCTGGAAAATTACCATCATAAAACTTGCTGGCGCGGTTTGGTTAAAAGGGCAATGAAAATTTCACATTCCTGGGAGATCCCGGCTGAAAAATATTTGGAGTTATTTAAAAAAGCGATTAAATTACACAACAAATTACACAACAAAGAGAGTAATAAAAACAATAACAATCATAAATCTAAATAAATGAAAACTGCAAATCCCAACAATTTTTTAGATCCGCAATTCATGAGTGAGTATTTTGCTAACCAAGTCACAGGTGCTGAATACAAAGACGTCAACTGGAAAAACGTTAGAATCACCCCAATCAAAGAAGATATTGGAAAATTTTATCATTTAGTGATTCGCTATGATGTCCAAGGAATAAAACAACCAATTTTTTGTACGGCTAATGCTAAAGAAGATCGCGAGCATGCTTACCAAGCCTTAACATTTATTGATGACCAATCTTTTTTTAAAGGCAAGCTAGCCAGCCTGAAGCCATTGTTTTACGATCCTGAATTTAAAGCCATGTTTTATCTGGGCATTGACGGCAAGGCGCTTTTGGATTATATCAAAGACGAGCCCGAGAAAGTCGAAAGTTTAATCAAGCTGGTGGCGGACTGGTTGACTGAACTTCATCAAATAAAAGCTGATATAACAAAACACACTTTCAACCCCTTGAGCGTTCGCATTGAAACTATAGCGCCAGGATCTAGGGTGTATCTTGAAAAGATTAAGAAATCCTATCCTGGTAATTTTCTTGATTTTAAGAAAATATTTGCTGAAATTAATATTTTTGACGAACGGAATTTAAGAAAGAACAGGCAATGCCTTATTCATGGAGATTTGCATCCGGAAAATGTCGTGATTAACGCCCATGATGAGTCAGAAATAACAATTATTGACTACACTGACATTTGCGTGGCTGACTTCGCTCGGGATTTGGGAAATTTCCTCCAGCAGTTTGAATATATGACCAGTCGCTATAATCAAGAACTTAGCCAGAATATGGCTAGTTTGCAAAAATCTTTTCTTAATGAATATTTAAATAAGCGCGATTTAGAGCTATATGATGAGTTGAGAAGAAGAATCAGCATGTATATGGCTTGGACCGCTTTCCGGAGCGCGACCTTCTTTTTGACTAAAGGGTTTGCGGAGAGGGAAGAAGCAGAAAAATTAATTAAACGCATACCAGAATATATTGATATGGCTAATAATAATACTTTACCATTTTAATAATAGAAATATTATTATGAAAATTCTTTATCTTTACGATTTTCCGCTCTGGGGCAATGGCAGCGCGAATTATTTGAGAAATCTTGTCACCCAGCTCTCTAAGCGGCACGAAATTGCCGTCCTTGCCCCGGACCAAAGACAATTAGAACCCAATGTCAAACGTTATATAGTTAAACTGCCGTTTCCTTGCCCGGTCTATTTTGGCCATCCCGAACTTCCCAATTCTAAAAAATATTCCGAACTAACCGGCGTTGAACTCACCAAATTATACAAGGCCTATCTCGCGGCCAGCGTCCGCGCCGCGGTTTCCTTCAAACCGGATATTATTCACACGAATCATTTTGGCCTGCTTACCTGGGTGGCCAGTTATATCCGCTCAATTTTTAATGTCAATTTTATCGCCACCACTCATGGCAGCTGCCTTAAACATATTGAAACCAACCGCCGCAATATTCCCCTAACCCGTAATTCTCTTTATGATGCCAAGGCCATAACCACTATCTCCAGCCATAACAAACAATGGATGCTAAAACTCCTTGGCAAAGATTTGCGTCACCGCACTAAAGTTATTCCCGGCGGCTTAAATTTTAAAAAATTTTCCGTCAACTGCTCCACTGCCCGATTAGACGAAAAATATAATCTTGTGAACGAAAATGTTGCTTTGTTTGTGGGTCGGTTAACCAAAGAAAAAGGCGTTGAATATCTTATTCGCGCCGCCGATAAAATTGACGGCCAAATTTTTATTATCGGCGATGGCCCGGAAAAAGCTAACATGGAAAAACTCAACCAAGATCTAAATAATGTCAATGTTCGCTTTCTGGGCTACTTTGACAAAAGCAAAGCCGAGGAACTCAAAGAATTTTATGCCCGCGCCGATGTCTTTGTTGCTCCTTCTGTTTGCCATGAGGCCTTAGGCCTAGTTATTTTGGAGGCAATGTCTTATGCCACTCCCACTGTTGCCACGCGCAAAGGCGGCATTCCTCTGGCTGTCAAAAACGGAAAAACCGGCCTCTTTGTTAAAACCCGCAACGTTGAAGATATTGCCCTTAAAGTCAACCAACTCTTTAAGGATGATAACTTGAGAAAAAAAATGGGCATTGAAGCCAAAGCTCTTGTTGAAAAAAAATTCACTTGGGAAAACATCGCTTTAGGGTACGAAAAAATTTATAAAAACATCATCACCGGCAACGGCAACGGACACAGCGGCAAAAAAATCGTTTCTGGTTCCCCGGCAAAATCTCAAAAAAACCCCAAGAAGTACCTGCCAAAGTCAGTTATAAAATCGCAAATTAAAATCGCTAAAAAGATAACTAAAAAAATATGACCAAAGAAAAAATGAGCCAAAAGAAAGTAAAAAAGCCTTTGCATATCGCTATAATGAGCACTAACTTGCTTCCAACTCCTCCTCTTGGGCAAAAAACGATTTACGCGCCGCTTTGGTTGACTTCACAGTTAGCCGATAGTTTGGTAGAGCGGGGACATAAAGTTTTTCTGTTTGGCTCTTCTGATTCTAAAACCAAAGGAACCTTGATTT
It encodes the following:
- a CDS encoding glycogen synthase, whose product is MKPLKIVSIAAETAPFSKAGGLGDVARSLPKALKRLGNEVIAITPLHGVVNKKEHELKKIANDVTVQFDEKTILKFDLWKGYLMRGLPIYFIDRVEYFSSKKTIYGSKRNNERWYFFDRCVLEVLKMIKFKPDIIQCHDWHTGLVFNFLKKHYKDDEFFKDTAAIFTIHNLVFQMETGHGHHRREDDGNSRLPSIKEEIGVRSINLAKRGIIYADLINTVSEKYAEEILTKEFGEDLHRILQNRKDKILGIVNGIDYNVFNPQKDPALVKRYNEKSIDKKMENKLALQKSFKLPQNPNVPLLGMVTRITEQKGFDLFMEIADHLLRLDLQFVITGSGGDKYERFFKKLQKQYPKKAGIHLKFDIKKASQIYAGSDIFLMPSRFEPCGLGQLISMRYGSIPVVRATGGLVDTVEDFNPRTKQGNGFVFKGYDSIEFLIAVTRALENYHHKTCWRGLVKRAMKISHSWEIPAEKYLELFKKAIKLHNKLHNKESNKNNNNHKSK
- a CDS encoding phosphotransferase produces the protein MKTANPNNFLDPQFMSEYFANQVTGAEYKDVNWKNVRITPIKEDIGKFYHLVIRYDVQGIKQPIFCTANAKEDREHAYQALTFIDDQSFFKGKLASLKPLFYDPEFKAMFYLGIDGKALLDYIKDEPEKVESLIKLVADWLTELHQIKADITKHTFNPLSVRIETIAPGSRVYLEKIKKSYPGNFLDFKKIFAEINIFDERNLRKNRQCLIHGDLHPENVVINAHDESEITIIDYTDICVADFARDLGNFLQQFEYMTSRYNQELSQNMASLQKSFLNEYLNKRDLELYDELRRRISMYMAWTAFRSATFFLTKGFAEREEAEKLIKRIPEYIDMANNNTLPF
- a CDS encoding glycosyltransferase family 4 protein, with product MKILYLYDFPLWGNGSANYLRNLVTQLSKRHEIAVLAPDQRQLEPNVKRYIVKLPFPCPVYFGHPELPNSKKYSELTGVELTKLYKAYLAASVRAAVSFKPDIIHTNHFGLLTWVASYIRSIFNVNFIATTHGSCLKHIETNRRNIPLTRNSLYDAKAITTISSHNKQWMLKLLGKDLRHRTKVIPGGLNFKKFSVNCSTARLDEKYNLVNENVALFVGRLTKEKGVEYLIRAADKIDGQIFIIGDGPEKANMEKLNQDLNNVNVRFLGYFDKSKAEELKEFYARADVFVAPSVCHEALGLVILEAMSYATPTVATRKGGIPLAVKNGKTGLFVKTRNVEDIALKVNQLFKDDNLRKKMGIEAKALVEKKFTWENIALGYEKIYKNIITGNGNGHSGKKIVSGSPAKSQKNPKKYLPKSVIKSQIKIAKKITKKI